In Frondihabitans sp. PAMC 28766, a genomic segment contains:
- a CDS encoding AI-2E family transporter — MPDQSALPNASPKEKARIGIAGRPFTVGFLGILGAGAGLVVLGGVAALSTVLTYTTIAFFLALAIEPLVTVAARRGIRRGPVVGGVFIVGAAAVAGFGFVAVPEIVRETEALIRRAPSAIAELSKQSWFQPLDISMSRSRVTSTLETFLQSPSHLKTIGEVCYRWEQGLSAGSPESS, encoded by the coding sequence ATGCCCGATCAATCAGCCCTTCCGAATGCAAGCCCCAAAGAAAAGGCACGCATAGGCATTGCGGGCCGTCCATTTACGGTCGGCTTCCTCGGCATTTTGGGAGCCGGAGCAGGACTCGTTGTTCTCGGCGGTGTTGCAGCATTGTCGACTGTTCTCACCTACACGACCATCGCGTTTTTTCTCGCGCTCGCTATCGAACCGCTCGTCACCGTCGCCGCCCGGCGCGGAATACGGAGAGGCCCCGTGGTCGGCGGAGTGTTCATCGTCGGCGCAGCCGCCGTCGCTGGCTTCGGATTCGTTGCGGTTCCGGAGATCGTACGTGAGACCGAAGCGTTGATTCGGCGTGCTCCTTCGGCCATCGCGGAATTGTCGAAACAAAGCTGGTTCCAACCGCTCGACATATCGATGTCCCGATCACGGGTCACGTCAACCCTAGAGACGTTCCTGCAGAGTCCAAGCCACCTGAAGACCATCGGGGAGGTTTGTTATCGGTGGGAACAGGGGTTGTCAGCGGGATCTCCGGAATCGTCATAG